The genomic region GGCATGGACCCTGATTCGGTCTTTGTCGTTCGAAACGGCCCGAACCTGGACACCTTCCAGCCCGTCGAGCCTGTGGAGAGCCGTCGCCACGGACGAAAGTTCCTCGTGGGCTATGTGGGAACGATCGCCGAGCAGGAGGGTCTGGACATTCTTCTCGGCGCAGCCCTGCACTGCAAGGAACTCGGTCGCGACGATGTCCACTTCACTTGCATCGGTGGCGGTCCCGGGCTGGATGAGTTACGGCGTATGAAGACGGACATGGGACTCGACGAGAGGGTGGACTTCACCGGTCGCGTGAGCGATGAGGAACTGATCGAGATTCTCTCCACCGCCGATGTCTGCGGTAACCCGGACAAGCCGAGTGCCATGAACGACATGTCTACCATGATCAAGATCATGGAATACATGGCCCTTGCAAAACCCATCGTGCAGTTCGACCTGAAAGAAGGACGCTTCTCAGCAGGCGAGGCTTCACTTTATGCCGACAGCGAAGGCGACCTGGCCCGCAACTTTGCCGAGAAGATCCTCTGGCTACTCGATCATCCAGAAGAAGCCCGCCGCATGGGCGAGGCCGGACGCCAGCGAGTCGAGACAGAACTGGCCTGGCAGTATTCAAAGCCACGGCTGCTTGCCGCTTACGACAAGGTGTTCGACTAGCACTCCCCCATCTTGACCCTGCCCCCTTCGACTGCTATCTTCCGCCCTTCAAATTCAACCTGGAGGAACAAGAATGTTCTCTCGCCTGATTCTGATCCTGAGCCTCTTTGTCGC from Candidatus Krumholzibacteriia bacterium harbors:
- a CDS encoding glycosyltransferase family 4 protein is translated as MKRKVLIIVENLPVPFDTRVWKEATTLAESGYQVFVICPKGKGYEKRRETIEGVKIWRHPMPPEGKDAAGYLLEYGLAFLREFFLAWWIFLRHRYHVIQGCNPPDNIYLIARSLRLFGVKYVFDHHDVMPELYEAKYGRRDFLYRVQSWMERRTFAAADVSMATNETYRQVAIERGGMDPDSVFVVRNGPNLDTFQPVEPVESRRHGRKFLVGYVGTIAEQEGLDILLGAALHCKELGRDDVHFTCIGGGPGLDELRRMKTDMGLDERVDFTGRVSDEELIEILSTADVCGNPDKPSAMNDMSTMIKIMEYMALAKPIVQFDLKEGRFSAGEASLYADSEGDLARNFAEKILWLLDHPEEARRMGEAGRQRVETELAWQYSKPRLLAAYDKVFD